The following are encoded together in the Juglans microcarpa x Juglans regia isolate MS1-56 chromosome 2D, Jm3101_v1.0, whole genome shotgun sequence genome:
- the LOC121250445 gene encoding methylthioribose-1-phosphate isomerase has translation MEADNSLQSILYKRGSLQLLDQRKLPLESIYLEIRDATDGWSAIRDMVVRGAPAIAIAAALSLAVEVFNLEAFNGTTDDAALFLNKKLEYLVSSRPTAVNLSDAATKLKEVISMAATAASEARSIFQAYIEAAEIMLKDDVGSNKAIGSHGVSFLHHQLKNSKKLSILTHCNTGSLATAGYGTALGVIRAIHSEGLLERAYCTETRPFNQGSRLTAFELVHDNIPATLIADSAAAALMKDGRVDAVIVGADRVAANGDTANKIGTYSLSLCAMNHHIPFYVAAPLTSIDLSLYSGKEIVIEERSPKELTHSRGGLGEQVAASGISVWNPAFDVTPANLISGIITEKGVVTKVSSDAFDIKDFIEKAAK, from the exons ATGGAAGCGGACAATTCTCTCCAGTCTATCTTGTACAAGCGTGGTTCGCTTCAGCTTCTTGatcag agaAAGCTTCCTCTGGAAAGCATATACTTGGAAATTCGGGATGCCACAGATGGATG GTCTGCAATAAGGGATATGGTGGTCCGTGGTGCACCTGCTATTGCTATTGCAGCTGCCCTATCCCTGGCAGTTGAAGTATTCAATTTAGAGGCTTTTAATGGAACGACTGATGATGCTGCTCTCTTTCTAAACAAGAAGTTGGAATATCTTGTCTCAAG CCGCCCAACTGCAGTGAACCTTTCAGATGCTGCTACAAAACTCAAAGAAGTTATATCAATGGCTGCTACTGCTGCTTCAGAAGCACGCAGCATTTTTCAG GCCTATATAGAAGCTGCTGAAATTATGCTCAAGGATGATGTTGGTTCAAATAAAGCAATTGGGTCTCATGGGGTAAGTTTTCTTCACCATCAGCTGAAGAACTCTAAGAAGCTTTCTATCTTGACTCATTGCAACACTGGCAG CCTTGCAACCGCTGGATATGGTACTGCCCTTGGTGTGATCCGTGCTATTCATTCTGAAGGATTGTTGGAAAGGGCATATTGCACTGAAACCCGTCCATTCAACCAG GGATCTAGACTCACAGCTTTTGAGTTGGTGCATGATAACATACCTGCCACTCTTATAGCAGACTCGGCTGCGGCTGCGTTGATGAAGGATGGACGAGTGGATGCTGTCATTGTTGGAGCCGATCGTGTAGCTGCAAATG GTGATACTGCTAACAAGATTGGAACTTACAGCCTTTCCTTGTGTGCAATGAATCATCACATTCCATTTTATGTGGCCGCACCTCTGACATCGATCGATTTATCCCTTTACTCTGGAAaagagattgttatagaggaAAGATCCCCAAAGGAGTTGACACACTCACGTGGAGGACTTGGGGAACAAGTTGCTGCATCTGGAATCTCTGTCTGGAACCCGGCTTTTGATGTCACCCCTGCTAATCTGATCTCTGGTATCATAACAGaaaag GGTGTCGTTACAAAGGTTAGCAGTGATGCTTTTGACATAAAGGATTTCATAGAAAAGGCAGCCAAGTAA